Proteins from a genomic interval of Nocardia sp. BMG51109:
- a CDS encoding nitroreductase family protein — protein MTARLLTTTRSFRRRLDPARPVRREDLLECLEVAVCAPSGSNRQPWRFVVVQDPPTRLEISRYYRKGFEQNMSGRTPRPDQLADLASAQYLADHLHEMPALVIVCAVGRPPSGNDRLLTSFYGSVYPAVWNLLLALHDRGLGSCPTTAHLAYEQEVADLLGLPFDEVTQVAMLPVAWLRPGPESLPRRRPASEVTMWDRWGGA, from the coding sequence ATGACGGCCCGGCTACTGACCACGACCCGATCGTTCCGGCGGCGGCTGGATCCGGCCCGTCCGGTGCGGCGGGAGGATCTGCTGGAGTGCCTGGAGGTGGCGGTGTGCGCCCCGAGCGGCTCGAACCGGCAGCCGTGGCGGTTCGTGGTGGTGCAGGACCCGCCGACGCGCCTGGAGATCTCGCGGTATTACCGGAAGGGCTTCGAGCAGAACATGTCCGGGCGCACCCCGCGCCCGGATCAGCTGGCCGATCTGGCGTCGGCGCAGTATCTGGCCGACCATCTGCACGAGATGCCCGCGCTGGTGATCGTGTGCGCGGTCGGGCGGCCGCCGAGCGGGAACGACCGGTTGCTGACGAGCTTCTACGGATCGGTCTATCCGGCGGTGTGGAATCTCCTGCTGGCCCTGCACGATCGCGGCCTCGGCTCCTGCCCGACCACCGCGCACCTGGCCTACGAGCAGGAGGTGGCGGACCTGCTCGGTCTGCCGTTCGACGAGGTCACGCAGGTGGCGATGCTGCCGGTCGCCTGGTTGCGGCCGGGGCCGGAGTCCTTGCCGCGTCGGCGGCCCGCGTCGGAGGTGACCATGTGGGACCGGTGGGGCGGGGCATGA
- a CDS encoding ScbA/BarX family gamma-butyrolactone biosynthesis protein has translation MTETVTVQVASHTRTISRLLAHRCAISEVFVTSLHAQSPDDYVVGAQLPRMHAYYGDHTGSGAGHYDPLLVMEAGRQAAIALTHEYFGVPQDMAFVVRRYNGIAADTEAWEIGGAPADLVMAVRIARRHVRGDVLCGLDVVLDIERDGVAMMTVDGSFTWITPKQSDRMRSQFRESLGLGPFRDALVHGERAVPAAVGRESHRNVVVGPVRRTRSGATTELVADTAHPVLFDHPLDHVPGSLLIEAARQTAVALLMPRAPRLLGVASSFDRFVELDRSAECSAEITELAPTTIRCDILQCGAAAARIELEFADAAEFADAEEELR, from the coding sequence ATGACCGAAACTGTGACGGTGCAGGTGGCGAGCCATACCCGCACCATCTCCCGGCTGCTGGCGCACCGCTGCGCGATTTCGGAGGTCTTCGTCACCTCGCTGCACGCGCAGTCGCCGGACGACTACGTCGTCGGCGCCCAGCTGCCGCGGATGCACGCCTACTACGGCGATCACACCGGATCCGGAGCCGGGCACTACGATCCGCTGCTGGTGATGGAGGCCGGCCGGCAGGCCGCCATCGCGCTGACGCACGAATACTTCGGTGTCCCACAGGATATGGCCTTCGTGGTGCGGCGCTACAACGGAATCGCCGCCGACACCGAGGCGTGGGAGATCGGCGGGGCGCCCGCCGATCTGGTGATGGCGGTGCGAATCGCCCGCCGGCACGTGCGCGGCGACGTGCTGTGCGGGCTGGACGTGGTGCTCGACATCGAGCGCGACGGTGTGGCGATGATGACCGTCGACGGCTCGTTCACCTGGATCACCCCGAAGCAGTCCGACCGGATGCGCTCGCAGTTCCGGGAAAGCCTGGGGCTGGGACCTTTCCGAGACGCCCTCGTGCACGGTGAGCGCGCCGTACCGGCGGCGGTCGGGCGGGAGAGCCATCGCAATGTGGTGGTCGGCCCGGTCCGGCGGACGCGCTCGGGCGCCACGACCGAACTCGTCGCGGACACAGCGCATCCCGTCCTGTTCGACCATCCGCTCGACCACGTCCCGGGCAGCCTGCTCATCGAGGCGGCACGGCAGACCGCGGTGGCGCTGCTGATGCCGCGGGCGCCCCGGCTGCTGGGGGTCGCGAGCAGCTTCGACCGGTTCGTGGAACTGGACCGATCGGCCGAATGCAGCGCGGAGATCACCGAATTGGCGCCGACCACGATCCGGTGCGACATTCTGCAGTGCGGTGCGGCGGCCGCCAGGATCGAGCTGGAGTTCGCCGACGCTGCGGAGTTCGCCGATGCGGAGGAGGAGCTGCGATGA